In Fimbriimonadaceae bacterium, a single window of DNA contains:
- a CDS encoding glycosyltransferase family 2 protein, which translates to MDFDLSVTICSWNTIDDLRACLASLRAVRDEADFEVVVVDNASEDGSPDMVAAEFPEFRLLRQTKNLGFTGGHNLAIAERRGRDVALLNSDTVVHPGALRTLTAYFREHPEAGIIGPKLLNPDGSLQFSCRRFPNPVAAAFRNTLLGRVFPDNKYVREYLMQDWQHDQPREVDWLSGAALFARGEVVDKVGVLDDTLFMFCEDVDWCKRTWQAGWKVVYVPQAVVTHAIGRSTDRVANKMIVRFHRSMFRYYLKHDVREAFVLWRPFMVAAASAALSLRAFVFLSKNWRDELVRRWRR; encoded by the coding sequence GTGGATTTCGACCTGAGCGTGACCATCTGCAGTTGGAACACGATCGATGACCTTCGCGCCTGTCTGGCCAGCCTCCGGGCGGTCCGGGACGAGGCCGACTTCGAGGTCGTCGTGGTCGACAACGCCAGCGAAGACGGCTCCCCCGACATGGTGGCGGCCGAGTTCCCCGAGTTCCGCTTGCTCCGACAGACCAAGAACCTGGGGTTCACCGGCGGACACAACCTGGCCATCGCCGAAAGGCGGGGGCGCGACGTCGCCCTGCTGAACTCCGACACGGTCGTCCATCCGGGGGCGTTGCGGACCCTTACCGCCTATTTCCGCGAACACCCCGAGGCCGGGATCATCGGGCCCAAGCTGCTCAATCCCGACGGATCGCTCCAATTCAGTTGCCGACGGTTCCCTAACCCGGTCGCGGCCGCGTTCCGCAACACCCTTTTGGGCCGTGTATTCCCCGACAACAAGTACGTGCGCGAGTACCTGATGCAGGACTGGCAGCACGACCAGCCCCGCGAGGTCGACTGGTTGAGCGGGGCCGCCCTCTTCGCACGCGGTGAGGTCGTCGACAAGGTCGGCGTCCTTGACGACACCCTGTTCATGTTCTGCGAGGACGTGGACTGGTGCAAGCGCACGTGGCAAGCAGGCTGGAAAGTCGTCTACGTCCCCCAGGCCGTGGTGACCCACGCCATCGGCCGGAGCACCGACCGGGTCGCGAACAAGATGATCGTCCGCTTCCACCGGTCCATGTTCCGCTACTACCTGAAGCACGACGTCCGCGAAGCGTTTGTGTTGTGGCGGCCCTTCATGGTGGCGGCCGCGTCGGCCGCCCTCAGCCTTCGCGCCTTCGTGTTTCTCAGCAAGAACTGGCGTGACGAACTGGTGCGGAGGTGGCGTCGGTGA
- a CDS encoding glycosyltransferase family 2 protein has translation MLSVLVVNWNTRDKLQECLASLSRHGPSFPYEVIVVDNASTDGSAAMVRNFFPDVRLVEPGGNTGYARGNNIAFGLARYDWLLTLNPDTVFRGGELEAAVRTLAAEPTYGALALQLRFPSGEVQRSVRGFPTPLGVLGAALGIDRLAPASPLAAYTLPLFDYAVEQPGPQPMGTFLLFRKAALAAVGDPARPFDEDFPIFFNEVDLLKRMADAGWPCLYSPRAWVGHHHGSSTSQARKSMIWESHTSLTRYFHKHLAGADRLWLPAVVVANWVGAFVRAKGFYRGFRPERDHLQLEHDR, from the coding sequence CGTTCCCCTACGAGGTCATCGTCGTCGACAACGCCAGCACCGACGGCAGCGCGGCGATGGTGCGCAATTTCTTCCCCGACGTGCGCCTGGTCGAGCCGGGCGGTAACACCGGCTATGCCCGGGGCAACAACATCGCCTTCGGCCTCGCCCGGTACGACTGGCTGCTGACCCTGAACCCTGACACCGTCTTTCGCGGCGGCGAACTCGAAGCGGCGGTGCGGACCTTGGCGGCAGAGCCCACCTACGGCGCGCTGGCCCTCCAGTTACGGTTCCCCTCCGGCGAGGTGCAGCGGTCGGTACGCGGCTTTCCCACCCCTCTCGGCGTGCTCGGGGCCGCCTTAGGAATCGACCGGCTCGCCCCCGCGTCGCCCCTGGCCGCGTACACGCTGCCCCTCTTCGACTACGCGGTCGAGCAGCCCGGGCCCCAGCCCATGGGCACTTTCCTCCTCTTCCGCAAGGCCGCCTTGGCCGCGGTGGGTGACCCCGCCCGCCCCTTTGACGAGGACTTCCCGATCTTCTTCAACGAGGTCGATTTGCTCAAGCGGATGGCCGACGCGGGCTGGCCCTGCCTCTACTCGCCCCGGGCCTGGGTCGGCCACCACCACGGGTCGAGCACGTCCCAGGCGAGGAAAAGTATGATTTGGGAATCGCACACCAGCCTGACGCGTTACTTTCATAAGCATCTGGCCGGGGCGGACCGCCTGTGGTTGCCGGCCGTGGTCGTCGCCAACTGGGTGGGGGCGTTTGTGCGGGCCAAAGGCTTCTACCGTGGATTTCGACCTGAGCGTGACCATCTGCAGTTGGAACACGATCGATGA